A single Tenacibaculum sp. Bg11-29 DNA region contains:
- a CDS encoding pitrilysin family protein produces MIKKILLFTTAILFIACSTEKKEKTTALNVPFEKFELENGLQVVLHTDKSDPVVAVELMVHVGSAREIEGRTGFAHLFEHLLFLESENLGKGGLDKMSARIGGSGANGSTSRDRTNYLQTVPNDALEKMIWAEADKLGWFINTVTDPVLAKEKQVVKNEKRQSVDNRPYGFNQQIIDRNLYPKDHPYNWQVIGSLEHLQNATLSDVKAFFKKWYVPNNATLVLSGDFDPAKAKEWVRKYFNEIPRGEEITPLVKKPGKVDESKSLYFEDNFARLPMLTFAWPTVALYHKDSYALDILTEYLSQGKKAPLNTVLVDDLKLTSSTSMWNWSSELAGQIQLGIRGFNNVDLNKVSDGITTAFNKFEKEGISDKDLNRIKAGLETNFYNSLSSVLGKGTNLASYNTYAGDPGFINKEIDLTLNVTKEDVMRAYNTYIKGKNFIATSFVPKGMVKLALEGSKEAIIKEEKIVIGAEEKFDSKTAAEYTKTPSKIERATEPVYGKSPALNVPTIWNNELANGIKVFGIENSEVPLVRFNLVMDGGQLLEKMDKLGAANLTARLMNRGTKNKTVAQLEEAIQELGASISVYASKENITISGTTLAKNYDKTIALVEEILLEPRWDATEFELIKKSVVGNLRQQEASPTTVTRNVYNELIYGKDNIRSKNTLGTIASVEKISLDDLKTYYSNYISPSVAKMHIVGDVAKEKALTSLTNLTTKWTAKEVTIPVFKTPEAPTKPTVYFYDVPKSKQTVISFGAPALAATDKDFYSATVMNYILGGGGFASQLTQELREGKGYTYGIGSRFTGTKAKGTFTISSRVRTNVTLESAQLVKDIITNYPINYAEKDLATTKGFLIKSNARRFETMGAKLNMLENISTYNLNADYVKDREKIVNEMTIEKVQELAKKYVNPNKMIWLFVGDAETQLDRLNELGFGKPVLLNNTKEKIKL; encoded by the coding sequence ATGATAAAAAAAATTCTACTATTTACAACCGCAATACTCTTTATTGCTTGTAGCACAGAAAAAAAGGAGAAAACCACTGCTCTTAATGTTCCTTTTGAAAAATTTGAATTAGAAAACGGTCTTCAAGTCGTTTTACATACCGACAAGTCAGATCCTGTTGTAGCCGTAGAACTTATGGTTCACGTAGGTTCAGCAAGAGAAATTGAAGGAAGAACTGGTTTCGCTCATTTATTTGAACATTTATTATTTTTAGAATCTGAAAACCTTGGAAAAGGTGGATTAGACAAAATGAGTGCAAGAATTGGTGGTTCTGGTGCAAACGGATCTACTTCTAGAGATAGAACAAACTATTTACAAACTGTACCAAATGATGCTTTAGAAAAAATGATTTGGGCAGAAGCTGATAAATTAGGTTGGTTTATCAATACAGTAACCGATCCTGTTTTAGCAAAAGAGAAACAAGTAGTAAAAAACGAAAAAAGACAAAGTGTTGACAATCGTCCGTACGGATTTAATCAACAAATTATCGATCGTAACTTATACCCAAAAGATCATCCATATAATTGGCAAGTAATAGGTTCTTTAGAACATTTACAAAACGCAACTTTAAGCGATGTAAAAGCATTCTTTAAAAAATGGTATGTTCCTAACAATGCAACTTTAGTTTTATCAGGAGATTTTGATCCTGCAAAAGCAAAAGAATGGGTTCGTAAATACTTTAATGAAATTCCTAGAGGAGAAGAAATTACGCCTTTAGTTAAAAAACCAGGTAAAGTTGATGAATCGAAGTCTTTATATTTTGAAGATAACTTTGCAAGATTACCAATGTTAACATTTGCGTGGCCAACTGTAGCATTATACCATAAAGACTCATACGCTTTAGATATCTTAACCGAATATTTATCTCAAGGAAAAAAAGCGCCCTTAAATACTGTTTTGGTTGATGATTTAAAACTTACTTCATCTACTAGTATGTGGAACTGGTCTTCTGAGCTAGCTGGTCAAATTCAATTAGGTATTCGTGGATTTAATAATGTTGATTTAAATAAAGTTAGCGACGGTATTACTACTGCTTTTAACAAATTCGAAAAAGAGGGTATTTCTGATAAAGATTTAAACAGAATTAAAGCTGGACTAGAAACTAATTTTTACAACAGTTTATCTAGCGTACTTGGTAAAGGAACAAATTTAGCTTCTTACAATACGTATGCGGGAGACCCTGGGTTTATCAATAAAGAAATTGACTTAACTTTAAATGTTACCAAAGAAGATGTAATGCGTGCTTACAACACCTACATTAAAGGTAAAAACTTTATCGCTACTAGTTTTGTTCCTAAAGGAATGGTAAAATTAGCTTTAGAAGGGTCTAAAGAAGCAATTATAAAAGAAGAGAAAATTGTTATTGGAGCTGAAGAAAAATTCGATTCTAAAACTGCTGCTGAATACACTAAAACTCCATCTAAAATAGAAAGAGCAACCGAACCTGTTTATGGTAAATCTCCTGCTTTAAATGTACCTACTATTTGGAATAACGAATTAGCGAACGGAATTAAAGTTTTCGGTATCGAAAACAGTGAAGTTCCTTTAGTACGTTTCAACTTGGTTATGGATGGTGGTCAACTATTAGAAAAAATGGATAAATTAGGTGCAGCAAACCTAACTGCTCGTTTAATGAATAGAGGAACTAAAAATAAAACAGTTGCTCAATTAGAAGAGGCTATTCAAGAATTAGGGGCATCAATTAGCGTGTATGCATCTAAAGAGAACATTACAATAAGCGGTACTACTTTAGCTAAAAACTACGATAAAACCATCGCTTTAGTTGAAGAAATATTATTAGAACCACGTTGGGATGCTACTGAATTTGAATTAATAAAAAAATCGGTAGTTGGTAATTTACGTCAGCAAGAAGCAAGCCCTACAACGGTAACAAGAAATGTATATAATGAATTGATTTACGGTAAAGATAATATCAGATCTAAAAACACCTTAGGTACCATTGCATCTGTAGAAAAAATATCTTTAGACGATTTAAAAACATACTATTCTAATTACATATCTCCATCAGTTGCAAAAATGCATATTGTTGGTGATGTTGCTAAAGAAAAAGCGTTAACTTCTTTAACGAACTTAACAACTAAATGGACTGCTAAAGAAGTAACAATTCCAGTTTTTAAAACTCCAGAAGCTCCTACAAAACCAACAGTTTATTTTTACGATGTACCTAAATCAAAACAAACTGTAATTAGTTTTGGTGCTCCTGCTTTAGCTGCAACAGATAAAGATTTTTATTCGGCAACGGTAATGAATTACATTCTTGGTGGTGGTGGTTTTGCTTCTCAATTAACGCAAGAGTTAAGAGAAGGAAAAGGATATACGTATGGTATTGGCTCTCGTTTTACCGGTACAAAAGCGAAAGGTACTTTTACTATTTCTAGTAGAGTTAGAACCAATGTTACGTTAGAATCTGCTCAATTAGTAAAAGACATCATTACAAATTACCCTATTAATTACGCTGAAAAAGACTTAGCAACTACCAAAGGTTTTTTAATTAAAAGTAATGCGAGACGATTTGAAACTATGGGCGCTAAATTAAACATGTTAGAAAACATTAGTACTTACAATTTAAATGCTGACTACGTTAAAGACAGAGAGAAAATTGTAAATGAAATGACAATTGAAAAAGTACAAGAATTAGCAAAGAAATATGTGAATCCTAATAAAATGATCTGGTTATTTGTTGGTGACGCTGAAACACAATTAGATCGTTTAAATGAATTAGGTTTTGGTAAACCTGTTTTATTAAACAATACCAAAGAAAAAATTAAACTTTAA